One window of the Archaeoglobus sulfaticallidus PM70-1 genome contains the following:
- a CDS encoding flavin reductase family protein, with translation MLEYLYPLRTYLIVAGVEKPNVMTADWVVPLSFNPKLLGVAIGNQRYTKKLIDENKEFVVAVPTIELLKDVWTAGTVSGANKDKSELLSLTFVKSEKVSTPSIKECQANLECRVVDAVQTGDHTFYVGEILHASEGDGFADGKPDIENYRFIMHASFGARFTTTDSKIIKP, from the coding sequence GAATACCTCTATCCTCTGAGAACTTATCTCATAGTCGCGGGAGTTGAGAAACCGAATGTGATGACCGCTGATTGGGTTGTTCCGCTTTCCTTCAATCCAAAGCTTTTAGGTGTGGCGATAGGTAACCAGAGATACACAAAGAAACTTATTGACGAAAATAAAGAATTTGTTGTTGCGGTGCCGACAATCGAGCTTTTGAAGGATGTCTGGACTGCTGGAACTGTAAGCGGGGCTAACAAGGATAAGAGCGAGTTGCTAAGCTTAACTTTTGTGAAATCTGAAAAAGTCAGCACACCATCGATAAAGGAGTGCCAGGCAAATCTGGAATGCAGGGTTGTCGATGCAGTTCAGACGGGAGACCACACATTCTATGTTGGAGAGATACTTCATGCCAGCGAGGGAGATGGCTTCGCTGATGGTAAGCCGGATATAGAGAACTACAGGTTCATAATGCACGCGAGCTTTGGGGCGAGATTCACAACAACAGATAGCAAGATCATAAAGCCATAG